The Candidatus Cloacimonadota bacterium sequence AAATAAAATATAAATCCTATAATCGAAAATATATAAAACCAAAACGGAGTTTTTTAGAACAATTCATTCCCAAACAGGAGTTTGGGAACGAGATAATAATGATTTCAAAAAAAAATAAGGAGAAACAAGTGGAAAAGAAAAATGACTACAGGATAAGTTTTTTCAAACCCACAACTGCTCTCTCGAGAACAAACAGAAATTTAGTTGTTTTGTTAGTGATCATCTGGGCGGTAGCAATTTTTGGCTTCCAAATTTTGCTGCGAGTTATGCAAAAACCTGTTCCTGAAAGTTCCCTGAAAACTTTCGAGAAAGTTTGGAAAAATGTCGAACTCGGAATGGCAACACAAGAGGAAAAGGTCGATTTTGCGAATTCCGTACTATCGGTTCTGGGGAAATCCGTATTGATTTCTGATCCTGGTAATAGAACAGTATTGATCAATGCTGTCAGTTCAACGGTTTATGATCTGATACCTGAAGAGGGAAAGGAAATATTCAGGAAGGAGATTGCAGATTTCGAAAAGAAAAAGGAAAATATTCGATCATTACAAGACAATGAATATTTACAAGCAAAAGCAAATATCATCGATAGGATTGCACCTTTACTGAATCTGAAACCGTATAGTCTGAAAGCAAAATTGTTGCCGCTTGTTATTTCAGCAGCGGAAATGGAAGTGTTCCAACCAGAGAACAAAGAAAAATTACCGAATATTATGAAATTATATCTTATTCACAATCGATCGGTTTTGACAGATACGAATTTTTTGGGATTCCCATTTCATTATTTCTACACAGCAATATTTTTACTGGTTATGTTCGTTGCTTTATGCTGGATTTACTGCTTCCTGATCGATAGGGTCCATACAAAACTCGGCACTAATGAAAAAAGCTAAAAGGAGAAACAAATGAAAAAAATTTCAATATCTTTATTATTATTACTTTTAGCTACTTTTTTATTTGCATCCAA is a genomic window containing:
- a CDS encoding DUF4212 domain-containing protein is translated as MISKKNKEKQVEKKNDYRISFFKPTTALSRTNRNLVVLLVIIWAVAIFGFQILLRVMQKPVPESSLKTFEKVWKNVELGMATQEEKVDFANSVLSVLGKSVLISDPGNRTVLINAVSSTVYDLIPEEGKEIFRKEIADFEKKKENIRSLQDNEYLQAKANIIDRIAPLLNLKPYSLKAKLLPLVISAAEMEVFQPENKEKLPNIMKLYLIHNRSVLTDTNFLGFPFHYFYTAIFLLVMFVALCWIYCFLIDRVHTKLGTNEKS